DNA sequence from the Paenibacillus azoreducens genome:
CCGTATTTGGCGGGCAAGATGCCCGCAGCTCCCGTTCAGACGGGCGAATTCTCATCATGACGGCGGTCGAAGCGGAACAGCAGGCCGTCTTGCGCGGAATCGGGGATTCGAATCTGTTCGATGTGCGTCTGGCCGGCTTTGGCCCGGCTTCGGCCGCGGCCCGGACTGCAGCCGAGCTTGCAAAATCCGCATACAGTCTTGTCATCAGCGCAGGCATCGGCGGGGGTTTTGCAGGCAAAGCAGAAGTAGGTTCGACCGTCGTTGCCGACCGGATTATCGCCGCCGATCTGGGTGCGGAAACGCCGGATGGATTCCTCAGCGTGGACGAGCTTGGCTTCGGCAGTTCCGTTATCGTCTCTGAGCCGAATCTGACGCAAACGTTAATCAATGCGATGCTAGCCGCCGGAATTGCCGTTAGCCGCGGTTCTATCCTGACCGTAACGACCGGAACTGGCTCCGCGGAAACGACCGCCGCCTTATCCGCAAGAATCAGCGATGCGGCTGCCGAAGGCATGGAAGGCTTCGGGGTCGCAACCGCGGCGAAGCTTTGGGATCTGCCCGTGCTTGAAATCCGGACGATTTCCAACGTCGTCGGACCAAGGGACCGGGAGGCTTGGCGCATGAAAGAGGCTTTTGCGGCGCTTGAAGCCGCCGGAAACATTTTAAGGAGGGTATTT
Encoded proteins:
- a CDS encoding futalosine hydrolase, with protein sequence MKSDLDTVFGGQDARSSRSDGRILIMTAVEAEQQAVLRGIGDSNLFDVRLAGFGPASAAARTAAELAKSAYSLVISAGIGGGFAGKAEVGSTVVADRIIAADLGAETPDGFLSVDELGFGSSVIVSEPNLTQTLINAMLAAGIAVSRGSILTVTTGTGSAETTAALSARISDAAAEGMEGFGVATAAKLWDLPVLEIRTISNVVGPRDREAWRMKEAFAALEAAGNILRRVFAK